CTGTGACATCATCCCCCATGTTAGAAGATAATTGATAATCTAAGTGTTAATGGGAAATCCTTAAAAAATTTCAAAAGCAAATTGCAGGTGCATAAATTTGGATTAAGAGATAAAATTTAACAAGTTTGCAGTTAACAGAAAGTGTTATATTatcatttgaatattttaaaCTACACTAATATGCGAGGTTAACTAATGAATTTCCAGGTTTTTTTCCAGAAGATAACAGACTGTAGTTCTCCCTGTCTGTGCCTGAACTGAAAGCTAGTGGAACCTACTCTTGATAGTGAATAATGATAATCAAAATGGAATTGGCATGCTATATTGATTTACCTATTGAGCCTAAGATGTCCATTACCCTTGCATCCTGTGGCTCTTGTATATTTGCTTAATGTTAGATTGCCTTTGGAAGTTGTCATGTTAGTCTTCCTTTTCACGTCACTTGCTCTTTCTTCTGCTACAGCCATTAGTGGAGCTTGCCTACAGTTGGCTTTTTATCTACCTTTTCTGAGGGATCAACTTGCAGTAATCTGATTTATAAATTGTGGTGTATTGTTTGTCCAACATTCTTCTCAACCGAGCTGTTGTATATATATTTAGGAGATGGATCTTGTCCAAATGAAACAAAGGGGTAAGAAAAGATCCAGACGAGCATTGGTCACATCTGATTCCAATCTCCTTTATGTCATACGCATTGGAGGGTGGGTTCGTGGTTTTCCAATCATACTTTTACTTCTTGGCTAAGGTAACTTGGATCCTAAGATTTTGTGATTCACTTCAGGAAAAGTGATATGCACCCAAGAACAAGAAAGCTTTTGTACTCCTTGAGGCTGCGGAAAATCTTCAGTGGTGTTTTTGTGAAGGCAGATGCAAGAATATTGGAAATTCTGCTAAAGGTGGAGCCTTATGTCACATATGGGTAGGTTGAACTAACCTTTTTGCTAGTTTGCTACACGACATTTAATGAACTTTCATTACTGGATATCCCCAAAGTACTCAACCTCAAATTAGTAAATAGGCATTATGCTTGCTGGAGAGGGGGTGACTGCTCTTTTTTATTTTACTGGTTCTTAGATCTGCCAAAGGGACCTTAATTTGAATATTTAATTGGTCTTggactttctcatttttattttttcctattAAGGAGAGCAATATTCTTGTTATGCCAAAATCTGTGTTTGCTTCGTCTTTGATAGTTAAATTACTGTATGTCAAAAAGAGGAAAATGAGACCCTTAATTAAGTCTATATAATCCCGGGTATATTTAATCATACAACCACTTCAATTTCAGCTATCCCTAAATGAATATCCATCTACCGTTCCACCAGTTTGAAGACAATGCCACTTAAAGAAGAAAGTTTTAGCATGTACCATATGATGACACCAGAAGCTTAATTTTGTAAAAAAATTATGGGACACCAGGATAACATAGGTCTACTTTTACAGCTATTGGTCACTATCTCTACTTAGAAACATGCCTGATCTTGGTAGAACATTAAATTGCAGTTTTTTATTCCTTAGGCAGGAAATTTTAAGTATTTAACCATGTAAAACAAAACAGCTTTTGCAGTTCCATGTATTTCTCTTCTTTCATAAACTACGAGGCTGTAGAatatttctaattttattttgttcATGCTTTTGAAGATACCCAAATCTCAAGAGCATCAAGGATCTTATTTACAAAAAAGGTGCTGGAAAAATTGACAACGAGAGAGTGCCTTTAACCAGTAACGAAGTTGTTGAACAGGTACCATGAGGTGCTGCTTTTCTCTTTTATAATAGTTTGTGGGCTGCCTGTGTAGTAACTATTTATTGTTTGCAGGGATTGGGTCAATATGGTATTATATGCTTAGAAGACCTTGTGAATGAGATTGCCAATGTTGGTCCCCATTTCAAAGAAGTCACTAGTTTTTTGTGTCCCTTTGCTCTCAACAAGCCAGAAAAGGCATTGCAGGGTAAGAAAAAACGATTTGTGGACGGTGGTGATTCAGGCAATCGTGAGGGTGAAATCAATGAGTTGATCAGCAAGATGAATTAGCATATTCAAGGGGTCTATTTGTTGGGTGTATTAGTGTTGTGATAACGTCATTGGATAATGTAGCACTTAAAACTTTCTCGTATGATGGCAGAAGAATTGTAGCTATGATGCCAAAAATGATATTCTTTTTCTCCGTCCATTGATCCCAATAGCCTTTCCGTGGGTTGTTTCTTATTTTGAGCCTTGAAGCTGAACCCATTTAATTTGTAGTCCAACCTTTTTGTGTTTACCTATTTTTTCTGTCATCAGTTACCACTAGATTCTATGCAATGGCTGTAGGACTAATCCTGTAGTAGAGAAAAGATGAAAAAAGAACAAACGGGCTACGGTTAGCCACCAGAGTTAGATGCATATTACGTACTGGTGCTGTAGAATACAGATCTCCATTTCCCTATAGTTTTGCAGCTTGGAAGTGAGCTGGTGACGGTCAGGTCCATTAATTACGAAGAAAAGAAAGTTTTTACTTTGAATATTTATTCTACCTTTTAACATAGACCGATAGTCAATTCCAAGTGATTCAGAAGTGAAGTTCAATTACTTCTTCCTAGTTTAAACTTCATTTGATTTGATGCAgaagcatttttctttttgtggcAGGATAGAAAAAACATGATAGACAGAAAGAAAATTAATGTACAGTAGTGTATTTTAACTGAAGATCCAATGACGTGACTCTTCTAAACCTTCCTTCTCCATTTTTGTTGGGGCAATTGCTTAGAAATTCCCTGAAAGGTGGTTTTCTCCCATCCCCCAATCAATTTCTTCTCTATATATCTTTTAAAAAAAGAATGGAGGACGGAGATGATTGGATAGCCCGTGATAAGCTTTACCACGTCCTCTTCTGCTTCTTCATTGCTATCATTACCTCCTTTCTCGCGGAAAGAGCTCGTTACCCTTTCATCCGCCGGCGGAGCATCTGGGTCGGATCCATTGTCTCACTCGCTGCCGGCGCCGCTAAGGAGGTGGCCGACGAATTAGGTTATTTCAGGTCAGCAGGCGCATCTACCAAGGACGCTGTTGCCGACGTCTTTGGTACTCTTACCGCTTTTCTCGCTCTTTCTCTCTACAAATCATCCTTCTTTCACCGCAGTCCCGATCAATCCGTTCAGGCTAAGGCACTACAGATGGTGTAATCGGTTACTTAATTTAAATCCATCAGCTGATTCGGTACTTCACGATCCTCAATTTCTTTGTTTAACCTCCATCATCATATAAATGTTCTCAAATTTTGAGCTGGAAATAGTTttgggtttttattattttcgagGAAAAACTAGTGTAGACTAATCGACTATAATATGAGGGTTCCAATGCAAACAATGTAGAGTTATTAACCTATTTACTCATGAAAAAGTGTTTCATATAAAGTTTACTAGTAATATAAATTGGCCTAGAAATGAATGAATCTTAACGTTAATACAGCCTAGCGCAGATTAATCGAGTATATTATACGCATATCACCCTTTAGTAGAATAGTTATTGTTATTACACTTATTAGGACTTTGGATCTTTTTTATGCCTGCATTGAATAGCCAAGTGTACCAAGGAAAgcatattttcattttctttgtttctgTCAATATAGTACCTCTTAGAGAAAACAGTCGAATTTGCATTTCACATTGATTTAGTATTCAAGTGACATAGCAAGAACATCGTCTTTCTTTTGTGGATGGTCAAGATATTTGTCAATTAAAATTGGAAGTTATTGAATATGTGAAGATCTTAGCGGAATAAGATTGGACAAATTTGTTTGTCAGACTCCAACTTATAATCAGCTTTGTCTTAGCTAGCTGCATATCGCCTTGCTATATCCAGTAATTTCAGAGATCACAGAGGTAAATGAGCGACACTGAATCATGTTTGGGATAAAAAATTAGTATTGGCAGTGCACAAAAAGAGGTGACAGTTTCATATCAGGTTGAGCTCAATACATATATAGTTATATTCACAATGGAGTACTCCATATGGCAGTACTTTATGGAGGAGCAAGAGTTCCTTTTTCTGATACTCAAGCATTTACTTTTCTAGTTAGAGACCAAGGTCTTGGGGCTAACGTGGGATCCGCTCAAGGACCTATGGGTTTAGGTAAATATATGATTAACATTTCTGCAATTCTCAGTCTGTTCTGGTGCAATTTAACCGGCTTTCTAACACAATGGATGAAATTAGCCTGCTCAGTGAAATAGTATAGGAAATGGAGCATGAAATAAGACTAGTATCTCAGCTGCACTTCATACCCCTTCAAAATTTCAGAGCGAtgtagaaaaacaaaaagaagtcCTACTTCCTGTAGCACTAGTTCTGTGAAAACACATGTTACATAGAAGTCTCTTCTACAATCCAGTAAAAACCTCACCAATAGTACACATTGCATAAGTTTGCCAATATTAGTTCTCTTCTCAAACTTGGGCTTTAATCATTTCCTTCCTTCCCTCTCTCCGTTATTGTATCTTGCTAAAAATCTGTTCCTTGATAAGTTATACTCCTATCTTGCTAAAATCTGTACATTTGGAGAGAGTGGAAAGAGTTTGTTTTATTCAGCTCACCCTTGCCTTCCAGATGCAATATGGTACAGAAGTTTTTACATTCATAAAACTGCACATTTTCTACTAAAGTATGTGACTATCATGGTCTGATGGTATTACTGATGAAATCACCTTCTGAAACTATGTTCCACTGAAGGCTTCCCGTGATTGTTGTCATCTTCATTTGGCAGTTTGACTGCAGAGTAAATACCTGCCCCAGCAAGAGCGCCAAGAATCGGAGCAGTCAGGTAGATCCAAATGGCTTTATAGTTTCCTGCTGCTACTGCTGGTCCCAGCGTTCTCACTGGATTCATTGAAGCCCCAGTTGTCTCCCTAAAACACAAGAAATAAAAAATTTGAGGAAGGCCGTTGAATAGGCTAGTAATTTATTGCACAAGCTATGTCCAACCTGAAGTGATTTCCTGTGGAATTAGGCTGTCATTACTTTATTGTTCATCTATGTATACTGGTTCATTTGTCTCATTTTATGTCACATCAAACTTTAATTTGAGAAAGCTGTAAAAGATGGTGTTAAACATTTGGAGATACGTCAAAGTGCGAAAAAGTATTAATACATATTTATGGATGGAGGGATTATTTTATTCAAGAAAGCTGTCAACTTTGTGTTCTAAAGTAATCTCCAAAGCTTCAACTTAGTCGGACAAAGAATTCAGACACGTAGATAGCACATCTGTACATGATTTTCGTTCAGCTTTTCGCATCATCATGGAAAGCACTTAATAGAAATAAAGGCTACTAGATCAAGTTGTACTACAAGATCTATCAAAACTATTATAGGAGCAGCAAAACCTTAACGAACATTCTAAGATGCATAAATGAACACCACATGGCTAAAAGCTTAAACAGCAAGATTTGCAGATTACCCAGCTATTAGAATGTTGAGCATGACGGTGGCTCCTACTGCTATTCCTGCAAGCTCTCCCACCTGTAGTTTGCCAAGAAAAGATGACCTCTAACTCAGGAAACTCGGAATAAATTTATTTGGCCTGTTGTTAGTTTACTACTAGTACTACCATTTAATAAAATGATTGTTTATAGTTTGTACATAGAGATTTGAGTTGTCAGTTGGCAAGTTTTACTACCATTAATATATGCAAAAGAAGGGCAGCCCGGTCCCGCTATGCACGGGTACTGGGAAGGGCTGGACCACAAGTGTTTATTATACATAGTCTTATACTACATTTCTGCAAAAGGTTGTTATTACGGTTCAAACCCGTAACCTCCTGGTACAACTTACCGTCAAGCTCCCTTCGCCATTAATTTATGCAAGTGAATGTAAAAACAAACCACAACGAATTTAATAAGGGTCTAGACCGAAATTATTATGGGGATCTGTGAAGTTTGTCCAATTGACAATTAGCCAAGTAGGAGGAGAGAGAGCAGAGAATAAATGCTTACAGCTCTAGTGTCGGTGGCCACGGCAGTGATAACAAACATGAGGTTAAAGCTGATGATGAATTCCAAAGCAAAAGCTTGAAGGTAACTACCAGACGGAACAGTGACTCCACCACCCATTATTGGGTGCAAAACTACCTTGAGTGTGAATGCAGCACAAAATGATGCTATAATTTGTGCTCCAATGTACACAGGAACCTGTCAAAAAAAAGATTAACACACTTAACAACATAAACAAGAGCCAGAAACTAAGTGGTTAGCGAGTGTTTATAAGTCATACATTTTTCCATGGGAAATGCTTGAGAGCAGCAAAAGCAATGGTCACAGCTGGGTTGAGATGAGCTCCAGAGATGTGGCCAGTTGACAGAATGACAATCATTACAGCTAGACCACTGGAGGCTGCCAATCCAATTAAGGTTTCAGAGCCTTGTGTCTTTTGGTTCACAATTGCTGTGGCTGTCCCTGCAAAGATCAATATCATAGTACCTATGAACTCTGCTCCCACCTGATAAAAAACACACAAAAgaaacaagttagtttttcttGATATCATTATCACTTGCATTTGCTTATTCTGTTTTCTCACCTTTCTGGCTAGTGAGACAGGAGGAGGAGGTAACGCGCATGAAACAGGCGGCAAGCTTCCTTCTTCTGAAGCCCATGCTTCCACACTGAAGCATTTTAAGCTCTTGAGGAGTGAGTTTCTGCCATTGCTGTTTCTTTCATGTTTGAAACCACCAAAAAGAGGAGCACCAGGAGTTCCTGGAGTTGCTGGTGTTGAAGGGGCTGACGTTCCATCTTCAGCATCCATACCTATAGCTCAAAGATAAAACTATGATATTATAGGAAAAAGAATTAATGAACAGCGAGATAAACTTGAGTTCACTGTCCTGTGTCCTTATGACAGTATGACTCCAATGAATACCATTTATAGTACTGATTAATTGCATCAGCCAATTAAGAATGTTTGACTTGGGAGAATCCCAAGAGTGAGAAAAAAAAGTTAGTGGATGGAATTGAAAGACTGAAAAAGGAAAGTGGGATTCGGAAGTGGAAAGTGGGACACAAACCAAAAACCTTAGCATTTGGAATTTAAATGAAGCATTGAACTCTAGACATCAGCCATGTGGTTCCTGTCCCGGGCCACTAGATCTTGTTATTTAATTAACACACAAAGATCATGGAGCTGACCATTTTGCACCAGGTATTTTAGTTGTCCATGCCACCATATTTGCTTCCCAAATGAAACAATAAACAGGAGGGAAAGAATCATGGTATGGTAGGTGAATGAATTGCTTGGAAGTGGGCAATAATCAATTTATAATTCATTTCCTTTAATAAAGTTGCCATTATTTGGATTATTGTCATGATTGTTAGgagaaaagaataagaaaaaccAACCCTTAATCAACCTTAGTCCACATCAAATGTAGCTGAGTACGTGGCTTGTTCTATCACCTTCCTTTAGACTTTCATTTTACTTGTATCACATCTACACGTAGGGGTgccaaaatggttaaaagaaaatagttaactatCCATATTATTCACTAAAATATGacttggataatgaactttttaaaaataggtcaaatatgaataagaatcatattatccatttagaaaatggataatcaatgagtaaccaatgagtctaacttttacatttgtaaagcctcaaattgggggttccttaAGTTAGGAAGActaag
This sequence is a window from Nicotiana sylvestris chromosome 3, ASM39365v2, whole genome shotgun sequence. Protein-coding genes within it:
- the LOC104249647 gene encoding large ribosomal subunit protein uL30z, which translates into the protein MAEEVPRPLNYIPEVILKKRKNNEEWAIRRKLQLEQKVKRLKSDNFVIKKPEQFIREYRDKEMDLVQMKQRGKKRSRRALVTSDSNLLYVIRIGGKSDMHPRTRKLLYSLRLRKIFSGVFVKADARILEILLKVEPYVTYGYPNLKSIKDLIYKKGAGKIDNERVPLTSNEVVEQGLGQYGIICLEDLVNEIANVGPHFKEVTSFLCPFALNKPEKALQGKKKRFVDGGDSGNREGEINELISKMN
- the LOC104249645 gene encoding aquaporin NIP6-1, encoding MDAEDGTSAPSTPATPGTPGAPLFGGFKHERNSNGRNSLLKSLKCFSVEAWASEEGSLPPVSCALPPPPVSLARKVGAEFIGTMILIFAGTATAIVNQKTQGSETLIGLAASSGLAVMIVILSTGHISGAHLNPAVTIAFAALKHFPWKNVPVYIGAQIIASFCAAFTLKVVLHPIMGGGVTVPSGSYLQAFALEFIISFNLMFVITAVATDTRAVGELAGIAVGATVMLNILIAGETTGASMNPVRTLGPAVAAGNYKAIWIYLTAPILGALAGAGIYSAVKLPNEDDNNHGKPSVEHSFRR